CGACTGGTCCCAAATTCACATCAGGATTGTTAGCAACATCAAGACGTTAAATGCCCCCCTCTTTGGGGACtttattatccttttttttctcttttgtttgtctgtttattttctttcttttttttttctctattttctttcttttttaattttctttttgctctgtggagaacaaaaccaaacagcaacTTTGAACTGCGTCCCGTAGAAATGAACAGCTGTAATACAGGCTGCAGGTTAAGTTATGCTTCCTGCTAACAGTTAAGCACTCATTTATTTTGATTCTATTCCAAGCAATGTAAAGGTTGCTTCATCTGTAGCGTAACCCTGAGAGAAAGATCCCCTGGTTTAATTTCTTATAAGAAAAGGAGCTCTTTTATTTTACTTGGTTCCAGTcaatcagatttttttgttgtttgatttttatttgcctGTTTTGACAGATTTGGGTCATCACTGAGACCTCTCTAGACTGAAATGTAAAGTATGGTGGTTTACATTGCTTTACCATCGCTGAAAGAAAGAACTTATTCGATGAAAACGCCACGTTAAAAACGGTCCAGATAAATCCTTAAATAAGTTAGAAAGCAAGAACTTGTACACATGCTGTGGTTTTCATTTGCAGGCTAAATAACAGGCAAAAGGATATGTGCAATTATGGAATGAAAGAAATTGGACAATGCccaaaagactgaaaaagagagaagggagaTACAAGTGCCTAATTTTAGGATTTGTCGCTTTGCAACACAATGAGCGGAGCTGTAAAGGTTTAACATAAGAACAGTAATTAAACTTCTGTGCTTAAGTGACACTTTCACCAAGGTAATTTTCAACAAATTGCACACCATCAGAAGTACTGACACAGCATTTTCACACTTGGTACCTTCTGAAAGTGCCTGATTCCTCCCAAATTAGTAAGACTAGATGTTAACTGGATACTTTGTCTACATATCTTGTGGgttgggggctgggggggtaTTTCCTTCCCAGACACCGATTCCTTTGTCATTGGCCCAGCAGGTGTAATATAAACCacaaaacctttatttttgAGAAAGTGGGGAGACATTTAGATTCATGGACTTGCTGGCGtttcagtgctgtgcttacgATCTCCCAAGACAATTCTGTACTTTTGCAGGAGATGTGTTTCAAACATTCAGTTTAGAGAGCTGCTAACTGGTTCATTTACATGCCATCCACCTGATGAAGCCATGGGCCTTCATGATGAAATGTACTGGGGTACAAGAGAGGAATTTCTTGTGCCCTTGAACTTAGGCCACCAAATTCAGATCTACACTCCTTAGCATCATAGTCTTCATCGATCTTCAGAGGCTCATGTTCTTAGCACTCAGCAGAGCTGAGTTTAACCAGAGAGTGGGCGAATTTGTTTCTGAGATATGATATCAAAAAAGCCCCAAGCAACCCTCCAACGAAAACTCttgccttttttcctaaaaaaaaaacccaacaaacaaactAAACCAACAGAAGTAGATATTCATTAGCTACCTCTTCACTTCAGGAACTTCTGAAAAATTCACAGGAGATGGAAGAAAAGCTGAATGGTGAGAtagggagaagaggaaaagaagccaAGAAGGAGAGAGCTGCTGGGCAAAGGCTACAGGCAAAGCAGCAGGTgtggaaggaaggagacaaaagaaggggaaagggaatAGGGGGGAAATAATTGAGGACAAAGAACAAGTCTTTGATACTGTTCACCGAATTTGACACTGCTAATGACTTAAATGCTTGCCTGAAGCTCAGGATGGAATTTCTGCAGGTGAAGTGTTGGGTGTTGGTTATTCTCTGTATCCGGTTAGTACACCATGTTCCTGTTCCCATAGGAAACACTTCTTTACCCCAAAACGCCTGCCACACATTGCTGTTGGCACTCTGTTGGAGAAAAGGTGTGTAAGCACCTTTTGGCAtaacatgtttttcttctgtctcgCTCAGAATCCGCAGGCAAACATCAATGCTTTGGAGTCATTGCTAGTGTATTCTTTAGATGaaaaagctttatttaaatTTTCAGAATGTGCTTCATACAATGTGCATTTGATCTCTGACTTCACACCCGACTGCTAGACAGTATGTTCCTCCAAAGGGAGCCACACTTGTCTTTAAATATGTATTATTCATTTTGCATATATTTAGAGAAATATAtctatgtgtgtatatatatctggatataaacaaacacattttgagGGCACCGGCACGTAGAGAGATGCATAAACCACAGCTCTGCCAGTCTCTAGTTACCTTCTTTAATGAAACTTTGGCATCAGAGTGAACACATCCCAAGCTTGCTTGTGAGAATGAGCGAATGGCAGAGTAGATCTGCAAAAGAGACTAATGCAAAGGCTTTCAGTGGGCCCTCGGAGCCAGGCGTCCCTGAGGAGGGACCTACAAGTACAAGTCCCAAATGCTGGCCTGTCAGGCCTAGTgcccttccttctccagcatGTATCATCTTCATGGGATGTCTTGGTTACACCAGAGATAAATTCTGAATCCCATGGCTTTCCCCTCGTGTACAGGCATCCCCCACCCTGCACTGTAAAGTCTGGAGTGGCTGGTTCCTCTGCGCAGTGTGATCTGATACACTGGAGGGAGATTCTGACTGGGAGGCACAGGGAGCCCAGCAGAGTGGCCCAGTGGGTTACTGGTCACCTTGAGCTTAGGCACAGCTGTTAGTAGAGTGCAAACAAGCAGAAAGGGGAAATTTGAATGTTTCCTTTCAAGAGCTATCAGCTGTGGTGAAAATAATGGTTTTACCTCCACCGTGCCTCCGCTGTGGACGAGAGATGGTGGTTTCCTCAGAGGCAGCCTCCCTGCCATCAGTCTGAAGTCATCAGCCACCATCCAGATGCTGCCTCATGCAGAGGTGTGACTTTCTGCTTGTTATTAGCCCCTTGAGTATTGCTGGAGCTCCCAGCCCATGATCCCCCTGATACGTGCCAAGAAAGTTTTGGCTTCCAAGTCAGGATTCGTATGCACGGGATCTGCGCCGGGGAAGCAAAGCGAAGGCTCCTCGGCCAAACCTGCACGACTTAATTTTTCCTCTGGATTTAATTGATGTCGAACTGTGGTGGATGTGAAATGTGAACTGTAGAAGCTGGAGCTGAATGGATGGGATGGATGAGAGAGGAGCCCTTCAGGTTTGCCTGGGGTGATAGTTTTAAATAGGTTTTTCTCTCTTTCGATGCCGGTTGTGTCAAAAGCAACTCTGTGACCTGTGAGTGTGGTTTGCGTCGTGACTATGTAGCTGACTGACTTGACTTGTGTCATGAAAGCTTTTAtagcatttaatgaaataatCCCTTTATTTTCCAGAAGAATCATACACACTTAGAGCATTTCAAATCCTCTCTCCTCATTTTGTACCGCTTTAATTTTACCAGGTTTCAGAAGGTCAAGAGATTTGTGTAATTGAAGCAATGAAAATGCAGAACAGTATGATTGCTGCTAAAACAGGCAAGGTAAGCTACCTTGGGTCACTTAAAACCATATGCAACTTGTCAAATAGGAtagagtttttaaaagaaaaaaagaggattcTGGTTGTTAAGGAATTAAGTGTGATTGTTGTAAGTGTTTCAAAGTGAGATGTCTTTAGTTTTTAACATTTGCATCTGCTGTGAATGCTGTTAAGTAGTTCCGAGCCTTAGATAGCACAGCAGGAAATACTTTTACTGGCTTCAGAAATTCATAtaactctttttctcctcaatgATTTGTTTTCTATGATGTTACAATGCCAAGTCGAATTGAAAGGTGTTGCAGATGGTTTCTCCAAATTCCCTCTCTCCAGAAAGCAACTGAAGAAGAGAGGTCTCTTTGCCAGTTAATTCATTAATGGCAAACAGTTTGACATTACAAACCCACTCAGGACGAGGCATAGAAAATGCTTTtgcaggaagatgagaaaagtAAATTcgatttttttgttattattgtgTTAAATATGAAGCCTGGATCTGCAAATGTAATAAGCTTTGCAAGGCTGTGCATTGTGGTATCTTGCTTCTGAGGAATCAGTGTTGCAGCAAGCCCCTGAGCAGGGactctcctgcagcacaggatgtACCAAAACCAGAGCTCTGGGCCTGGAGCTGGTTAAGCTTATATGACAAGGGCATGCCTTAAACCCCATCTGGTCTGGGGACTGTCAGCCCCCATAGTCAGGGCCTCAGAGCATCCCTGTGCCAGATTATAATTCACAGCCTGAAACTGTCACCCAGACATGGGCCTCTGATTCCATCCTTTTCAAAAGGAGTGCAGAGTCTGGATCTGGATCATGTATTCTCGTCCATCTTGTATTTCCTAGCTTGTCCTAGCCCTTCTCTGCTGGGGACAAGCCCACCTGCTCTCCCTGAAGCACTGCCATTTTGCCGTTAGAAATAACAAAGCGAGCCTCAGTGCAAGATCCCTTAGCCCAGAGGGAGGCAGCAAGGAGCCTGACTTTCCAGGGCAGGGATGAGGTTAGTCACTGGCAGGATTCGCTGAGATCTCAAGGTTGGGCCTCTATGCCAAGGACTGTTTGTGTGTTTACGAGAAAGGCTTATTTGGCAGAGCACTGAAATCCACACCGAGGCTGGGACCCGGGGCTTTGCCTCTTCCAGGGTTTCTGGTGCAAAACTGggtctgcaggaaaaaaaatcccagaggGTGGGAGAACGTACTCTCTCCTTTTGCTCTAACATTGCTGCTCATTGCCACCTCATTATTTCCTTTCATGCATTAATTCCTATATATTTTCTCACTTGATTAATATTTCCCagcacttatttttttcctccttgcttcTTTTGTTTAACCCCTTATTGCTGCTCTTTACATCCACTGGCTTTAACTAGTGAGTATTTGTAACTGAAATGCCATTCTTCCTCCAGCCCACCTCCTTTTGGTTTTGACTTTCACCTTCCCTTTCCCACAGAGGTGTGCTGTGGTCCATGAGCCTGTGATGTAAAAGTCTGCTTGTACTTCTCCCAGTAGTAAATATCTCCCACTCATTCCGTACAGATGCCACATAAACCCCACATTTGGCTTATTAATCCTTCAGAGTGGGATGTGGATAGTACACAGGCTATTCACTGAGCCCAATGTACACCTTTTGCAATGTCCCCTTGATGTTTCCAGTTTTAATAATAAGCAAGTTATTTGGTTCTTTAGGATTCTGAGAACTTGCAAAAGCAAAAGAGTTTTGGACTGTGTAGAAATGAAGCTGCTAAACAGAACTCACTCCAATTCCGTAAAGTCATGGCTCTGAGTGCTGAAATAACTTGTCCCCTCCACAGGAACAGGATGTTTGGCACTGGCTGTTAAGTTCACATGTTAGTGCTTTGAAACCATGTTTTGAACCTCGGTTCGTTTGTCTTCAGCTGGAAGATGTTCCCGTTTTCATTCCCGGCTGAATTCCTTTTCTGCATCAAACCCCATCTTCCTGTTCCTAACTGTGAGAAAAGTGGCTGAGTTTTATCTACTTTAGAGTTTACTCCAGCTGCAGGTGGTTTAAAAATGAGGGAAAGATGGAGAGGAACTGGCGTGCCTCCCGTCTCCTACGGGACAGCTGCGTGTGGGTCAGCATGAGGGGCTGGCCCCGCCGCATGTCCAACACACTGGGGAGTTTGAAACACTCCTCAGCTACAGTGTTTGCTGAACCTTGGCTtcgtaggaaaaaaaaatagaaaagaaagaagtagaGTGTTTTTCACACCACTTTCATCTCTGAGAAGGTTGAGACTTGGGAATGGGGTAGGCTGCCTGGCTATTGATTTAGAAATAAAGCCCCTCTTTTTGTACATCTCATGGTGTCTTTGCCCATGTGCAGTGTTCAGCGTCATTTCTTGAGCGGTGCTGTGAACgtgccagtgctgcagagccacaggtAGAGCTTACAGAGCTGACAGTTCATGTGGCTTTAGGCTAGCAAAACACAGACGTGGCCAAGAGCGTGTCCGTAATAGCCTGGTGCTTTGGGTATGCTGCAGGTTTCTTTCAGGAGTCTGAGGTAACATTTGGATGACTAAACTGAGCTAATTGCTGCAAAAGGTTTTTGGGCATTTCAGTATGAGAGCTGAATTAATACTGCAAGCAAACTCTATTGTACAgcttaaaatgttttctggagCTCCACGTGCTGAAAGGGAATTGTAAGACATTAGAGCTCTTTATAGAAGAAATGAGGGGGTAGTATAAGATGTTTGGGTTTAAAATTCAAGAATCTGCACATCAGTATATAATTCATCTACAGGTGTAGTTGCATTTATTTGACAGTGGTAGCCCTTTGCCAAGTTCAGTTCTGTTAACAGATCCCAATTCAGATTTGAATCAACCTATCCCAGCTGTCCAGAGACTGAGGGAAACCCACTTTAAGGCTGCAGTCCCACAATTCAGTTGTATGTAATGCCTGTAGTGCAAGAAATACTGGAATATTTCATTGACATGTCCAAGGGTGAGTGTTGAAGAGTCAAGCTTGTCCTCTAAAAGGCTTAAAGGTTTAGTAGTAAGTGAACAGCAGTGCAAACAGGTGAAAGGTGCTTTCTGATGTTTAAAAGCGCTACCTCCATCTGATGTTCAGGTCTTCAAGCACCTGAATCTTAAGATAAGCAGCTAGTGGTAGGTCCATAATTTGTTGGAcacaatttcatagaatcacagaatggtaggcattggaagagacctttagagatcatccagtccaacttccctgcagaagcaggtccatctagattgggtcacacaggaatgcatcaaggtgggtcttgaagacctccaaggaatgagactccacatcctccctgggcagcctgtgccagggctccctcacctgaacagtgaaatagttatttcttatatttaagtgggactttttgtgttccagcttcatcccattaccctgtgtcctgttgctagacacaacagaaaaaagggatgctccaacctcctgacacccactatttagatacttataaatattaatgagatctcccctcagtctcctccagactaaacagcctcagtttccacagcctttcctcataggtgTTAGAGAGGGGATGAAGTCTCTGTTCTCAGAGACACTCAAAACTCAGATGGAGGTCAAGCCATCAACCTCTCAAGGCCCTTCAAAAGCAGATGCATCTGTGATCCCTGTGGTGGTTGTACTGCTGTGTAGCAGCCACTGACCCTGTGTTGGTGGCTGCTgtactcacagaatggtaggggttggaatggacctttagagatcatctagtccaacccccctgccaaagcaggttcacctagatcaggtcacagaggaacgtagccaggtgggttttgaagacatCCAGAGAGAAAATTTCCCTGGGGAAGCAATGCCAACCAAACCACGCTTTTGAGGATGGGCTtcaattatttctgtttctgtaccTTAGGTGAAATCTGTGCACTGCAAAGTTGGTGAGACTGTTGGAGAAGGAGATCTGCTGGTGGAACTGGAATGAAAGGTTGCTTCCACACCGTTGAATTAGCTAAGCCTTTATTCTTTTCATCCGTAAAGTAAGATTAAGGCAATTGAACACAGAAAATGGACAGTCCTATGCACAAGATTTTATACTGTTGTATTTACTGCATCAGCGGTtaaaacagcaaacacagatgTTAAAGCTTGGCAACAGATCCCAGGTTTTTACTTCCAGAAATACTTGTACATAACCTTTGtaattctttgatttttttttttcaggatcaAATAATATCAATAAAATaccatttctgctttaaaacaggaaaaggctcttttttttacaaaaagaaaacacaacagcaGCCCAAATCCAATTCATGGCAGTATCACTGGTTTGAGGCCCCAGCCAAACTGTACAGAATGGGTGGTAAGTATGTGAAAAATTAACCACTGAGAGAACTGAGCAGTTTTCCTACACTCTGGGTAAGCACTGAACAAGTACTACTGATGGCTTAAATTCTGATCAGATTGACTGTGATATCTTGAAGTCTCTGTGTAGACTGGATTGAAATTACCGGTTAGATAATTTGCTAGTGCAGACTTTGCCCATGTGTTTTCATTTACCGTTGTAAGgggctttcttttttcattcagaTTCCATATTCAAATTCTGTCCCCCTTCCTTTATCTTCTATTGACTGCTGGATGCAGATCTTTACAGAAGGTGCTGGCACTGTCCTGTGACGCCTTTAGGCCACCCCAAGCTATAGCTGGAGGCACTTGCTGTCCCTCAGGCCCAACCTCCTCATGAACCCTTTCTGGAAAGGGAGACCAAGTGTATGATCTCTTGTTATGCAGAGACTCTTAGTAAAGACTGTGTGAAGAACTAGAGCTGTTGGTAAAACAGGACTGTATCCTGCTGGAAAGCCAGTATGGGATACCAGAGagggcctggagaagaggaatgCTGAAGAGAGACTCAACCAAAGTGAGAGGGCCGGTGACTTGGTCAGAACAGGTatgaagatatatttttttttcctctccatgcTACAGGATGGTGTAGATACCAGAAGTTTACTGGGTTTAAAATGTCAGTATACGGTTAACAGAGGCTCTTTCTTGCATTAAGTGTCGTAGCTCAGTCagtgggcagctgcagctcgCTAACGCACAGCGCTCCCTCCGCTGTCCCTGCACGCTATAAGCGTCTGACTGTCCCTGTGCTCTCCCcagagcctctgctgctgcccacagtgGGCCAGAATGCTGGGCTACTCCCTACTTTGCTCTCACCTCCCGTAGCTGCTTGTTTTTAACATACCTCTAAGTCACCATTCCTGCTGTGCCTTGACTACTGCCCCAGGGAGGAGGGGGCCTGCTCTTGTTTTCTTGCCCAGGATGTGCAGAGTCATGCCACtgcccagaaaaaaaccctctggcCAGAGCCCTTTCCTGGAAGATAGAGGATGAAAACAGTCTGTGACAGGGCTGGTGACTCATGTTCAATGAGAAAGACTAAAGATTCTGCTTGAAACTCCTGCCTGAAGAGGCATTTTTCATGTTACTGAGAAGCTGCCAAATAAATCACACGGCCAAGACAGAATAATATAGTACAAGCACTGCTTTGTTAATTAGTTTACAAAACCCATCTAGATGAGTAAGGAGAGTGTCTGGGCAATACTTGCCCTCCAGAAAAATTAATGCTTTTGCAtttggagaaactgaggcagacaCCCTGCAGATCTTCCTGCAAGTCTCCTTAATGCCCTTTTGCCCATTCTGCAGGTTGCCCTAAGCAAAAAACAAGTATTCTACTTTAGGATTCCTTAATTTCCTTACTGCAGCAACATGAGCTTTCTgcctgtttgggttttttttgatatGAGATGCAGCAGTGCCTACTACTGATAAAGATTAGTCTGATTCCTCACCCTGGGCTGATTCTCTACCCCAGATCTCCTCCAGCCATCACAGGGCTACTGGCAATCAAGCAAAAGTACAGTATTGTTCTTAATGGTATCCTTAGTACATGTATACTCGTACTTTGGCTCACCGCATGGCACACATTCCCAGCTCACATCCCTCTGGCAGCTTTATATATTGTACAATCTATACGTACCAAACActgcagctgaaggaaaatATAAGGCACAGGAGCATAACAACAGAAAGCCGCGATTTTCCCAGATTGTACAGAAACCAGCACAGTTGGTTGGGTCAGGGGGACAATAGTCTTCTTTCcatctggggatttttttggttggtggtttgttgttgtttttcccctccctaGTTTAAATGTTGCAATAATCATAATACACGTCTTTCAGATACTTGTATAATACATATAAAATCTTTCCCCCAACAGAAGACGCAGTTTGCTTACGGTTGCAAGTTCTGCATTATAAAGtgcttggcaaaaaaaaaagtcaccttGACAGTCAGTGCTCAGAACAGCTGCATTCGCTGGAGCGTGGTGGGCAGCTGCAATTGAGTTTGCTTCTCCTGGTCACCAACAGcatccccccaccctcccctccCAATCCCACAGTCGCTGGGTGAGCTGAAGTGCGGTACCTAAGGTGTTCTTTAGAAGgctaaatgaaaaatatgactCTAAATGTAATTCTCTTACACTCTTCCAATGTTTCTTCACAGTACTTTATCAAactaaacatgtttttaaaatactccttTCGAGTTCAGGAAACCATTGCAATACAGAGTAAGAACACTcttcacattttctctgtttctccagCAATTTCATATTTGTCCCGAAGCGCACGGTACCTTACGTGGTCAGCTCTCCCTCTTTACATTCAGTAACCTACTAAATGCCATTACAAGTCAATATTAAATGCCAGTTGTGCTTTACTTTGTTTGCagacatatttaaaagaaatcacatcAGTTTCAGCTGTTAGTGCAATAGTATCATTGTTATTGCACCTGCCTTGGGCAACTACAcaagaaaatttgtcaattttCGATTTGTTGATTGAAAATTTTGTTgatcagataaaaaaaaaaagaagtaaaaaaattagcctcttcctctgcctttccctgACCTCAGTCATGCACCGAGGCAAACGGGGGGgacagagaaaataatgaaCCCTCAAAATGTGCAGAGATGGTTGTTATCTGCCTCGTGTGAACCCAGTTACTCGTGGCAGGTTAGCGGGGGCGAGGAGGATGCTGACTAGCCGGGGAGGAGCAGCCATCTCTGGGCCTACACAAGACTTCAACACTAGTGCCAAAGCTCCTGGGTTGGGGAGGTTACAAGAGATCCTGTGTTTTAACAAGAAGGTGTTATGGCTTTCCCAGACGGGGGCTTAGTGCTATGCCTCCGGCCGGGCCACGTTACCTCCCGTTTCTAATCCCGGTGCTCGGGCAGGACGTAGCGGAGGCCGTGTTTGCCCTGGGAGTCGTAACCCTGATGGTAGGGGAGGCTGACCCACTCGGGTGGGTACGTTTCCTTGTAGTACACGAAGCACTCCACGACGTCCTGGCCCGCGCcgcccttcccttcccactccaccacCTCGATTCTCATGAGAGTACGCTGGTACATCTCTGGGTAGCCTTCAAACTCATCCAGGAACTGCAGCATCTGGTCGTCAACCGTGTAAATGTCCCCATCGATCTGGTATCCTTTCCCCGGCAGGTTCAGCATGTAAGGAATGTTGTATTTTCCCGTGATCACCACTGGGTACTTCTCGGCTGTGCGGCCCCTTCCTTGGAATTTCGCTAGCCCCTTGCTTGGACTGATCATGTGCTTGTAGTTGGGCTGGCCTTTCTTCAGGGTGCCGTAGACGAAGACACGAGCCATGGTACCTGCAAAAGTAGCTGAAAGACAAGGGCAGATGTTACCCATGGGGCTGTTTGGGCCAACGCTCTGCGGAGCTGCTCCCGTGCCAAGACGTGTTACACGTGAGGCTCTTCGGGAGCTTGCAAAAGTGATCTTCTAGTCCTATACATTTCAAAGTCATACCCAGTTCAAGTATCTCTCTCAACTTTTCAGTCAAAACTGTAACAGTggaaaatagaatcatagaatcatttcagttggaaaagacctttaagatcatagagtccaaccactaacctcacactgccaggtgcatcactaaactaaaccatatccctcaaaTAGACACCGTGGGAAAGTCACCCTTGCAGTTCTTTGCTGCAATCTCATGTTTTTGCTAAGGCTTCCTCAGCATCAATGACTACATCCCAGAGCCTTGAGGAGAGCTCCCCaaacctcatttttcttttgttctcacTATTACAGGAGCTGTGCTTCAGCTGCA
Above is a window of Colius striatus isolate bColStr4 chromosome 1, bColStr4.1.hap1, whole genome shotgun sequence DNA encoding:
- the GGACT gene encoding gamma-glutamylaminecyclotransferase; protein product: MARVFVYGTLKKGQPNYKHMISPSKGLAKFQGRGRTAEKYPVVITGKYNIPYMLNLPGKGYQIDGDIYTVDDQMLQFLDEFEGYPEMYQRTLMRIEVVEWEGKGGAGQDVVECFVYYKETYPPEWVSLPYHQGYDSQGKHGLRYVLPEHRD